The DNA sequence ATAATTTTTTGTTGCAAAAAGTGATTCAAGAGGATATATTCAGtttgatattaaaatgtgtttgcataCACAATTATGACACACCAAATACCGTGAGAACAGCAAAAGACTGTTCAAGATGTGAATTGTCAGCTCTCTATAATAATCCAATTGATTTGCTTCCTTAATCCTTAATCTTAATCCAGAAAGTGTTTGGAGTTTTGCTTTAAGAAACAGAAATTCTTGAAACCAGATTGCCATCGGGGTACAAACACTTGATGTGGCATACAAAGTTGCACATTAGTTTGATTACAAAATACAGATGTAATGCACATTTTGTATCATTCATGTTGCCATGCTACTCAAATTTACCGATCTGAAAGGGCAGGCCTTCAAGCGTTCTACAAGAATTTGTAGGTGGCACCATTAATTTAATGCAGCACAGATTCTACCTGTAATCACATTCAACTTATATTTTTATGTGCAGAAagtgaaatatactgtaaagcTCAACATATGAATCTATGTGACTTTAGACAGGGCTGTTTGTGCACCTCTACAAAAATAGCATGGACCGCCTGTATGTTGTGTTAAGTCGTTCTCTTTTGGGGATGACTACAGGCTCAGTTAAATTTCAAAATTCATAGTCAAATTCTGTGTGACTTGACCTGCATTAACGCACCATCAACTGTGCCATCTTGGTGCCGACAGGTCCGTTTTCCAGCCCCAAAACTGTGATACAAGTGCAGGTGGACAAAAAGTGTAACtggcaacatacagtacatggaaTAATACAATTACCATAGATTTATCCTGATGTCTCCTATGTGACTTTATAAACAAAGCCATTCAAAATAGTCTCTTGAAAGCCTTACCCACTTGACTTTATCAGACTTTAAAGATTTTCAAACTAAATAACACAGAAATCAATGAACGAGGTACAGTAGAAAGCTATGCATTTCCTGGTGATTACAGCAGGCTCACTAATAAGGTCAACCAACATACCAAGGTTAAATGATAAGGTCTTTCCTGCAAGACACTGGGGGGAAAACACAACCTATCTCAGTACCTCCTCTTCATGTAAACTGCAGCACACAGCACATAGCTATTTCAAAAGGTCCACTCCACCATCACAAAGGATCTGATGAAAGATGACAAGCAACATTTCTTGGTTTCACCACTTGTACATAGGCTTCATGTTCTTGGTCCTTCTTTAAGCTACATCTCCCACTGatgaaggaagaaaaataaaaaaaaaacagacaaaggaTAATATGTGCCTTAAGCTCATCAAATCAAATTCAAATCATACAAGCGTATAACATAAAGTTCAGATGAACTCCCTCATCATATTTCCCATGTTATCTTGTCAGAAAGTATCATGTTTTTAGACATTACAACTAAAGCGGCTATTTTTTCTTCATCCCTTTCAGTTACACAGCAGTCGCAATGCCAATGCTGTACAACACTCGCTACAGTTCCAGGAGACGGGTCACAGTAATGATCTCTGTGGTGTGGGTACTGTCTTTCGCCATATCATGTCCCCTTTTGTTTGGCCTGAATAACACAGGTAAGAAAGAATACAATACACAACTGCTGCGGAGTCTTtgaatcaaaaatgttttttcatggtTTCTGACTAAATTGGTAGAGCAATTGTTGTGCTGTACTGTATTATTCATGGGTACATCTACTGCacagtacagtgtgtacattatatacataagCATTGTGACTAGTTAGCCTGcatatcttttaaatgtttgttgatatttacattaatatttcactaaaacaGAATGTCAATGTCAGTGGCCATGTGCAGTTACTACAGAAGTGAATAGAAGGTGTCAAGAAACATTTTGCGAAGTTTTATACGCTCACATATGCCAGTAAAGTATTACTTCATACTGAGATATAGCCACCTTTAGCTAGCCTGAGCCCTTTAACTGGGCTTTAACTGAGAATTACAGCTAAAGCTGGTTCCGATTAAGGGCCTTTTAGGAGGCGCCAACTTGTTGCTGTCCAGCTCCCATGGCTCGCGTCCTGTCACTTTGAAGCTCCACTCATCCCTCTGAGTGCCTTGATGTAATGTTGATTCAGCCGGGAGTCAGACCTTTGGAGTTGTGAACACCACAACTGTTTTCATGCGAGCAGTGGCTTCAGATCCAGGCAACATGAGATTCAGGAAACATCAAAGTAGAAACCACAGCAGCAGGAACCACTGAAAATGTAGCACCAACTATAAAATACAAGCAAtcaacatttgatttaaagctATAGCAActcatatttaaaacattcCTATTTTTCACAGACTATCACAATCACAGATTTGTATAGGAAATGGGCTGCATTTGTGTAGTGCTTTTACCCACTTGTGAGCATACACACAAGTTTGTAGTGCATGGCAAGGGCCTAACATCCATATTGCAGTTTAGTGACGGGTTccaggacactttgacatgtagACAGGGGATCAAACCTCTAACCTTGTGATAAATGGACAAACCGCtttacctcctgagccacaggaACCCTGTGGTGTGAAGATAACAAGTATTTAACATGAACTGCACAATGAGTGTGACATCAATAGTGTATCCATGACAACTCAGTTGTTATCTGTGCCTGTGTGGCGAAAATTGTTGCCTAATCTGAGCCTGCCTTTACGGTCTCAAGTTAACTTGGTCCATTTTGGTCTTGAATCCAGAAGCTGTCTAAGGACTGTCACCCCAGTCTGTGCTGGTATGAAGGGAGTTAAAACATCAGTGATGTAGCTTTGGGCAAATTTGGCTGGCTTTAAAAGTAAATCAGTAAAATCTAAAATTAAGAAGCAACCAGTGCAGAGAGGATAAAATTAGGGTGATATGATCTTTACATTTGGCACCAGTCAGAAGTCCTGTGGCAGCATTCTGGATAAGCTATAAGACAGTTCTGAGTGAGGTAGGAATAAAAAGGGTTGcagtgagtgagagagggaaaaaataaaatcgTGTGAATGACCTCCAAGTGAGGCGAGGGGGAGGAGCTGTTACAGTTTTGGATGAATTTTAAAGAGACTTTATTAATAATCAAAGAGCAACCATCAGTTCTTAGCTGTAAGTTCAAGCTACTGCACATTGCTCATTTTATTGTGGAATTTTTTTCAAGAGTCacagtggcaaaaaaaaaacctaaagtaaacaaaaaaacaatttttggcTGGAACATAACATGCAGTCTAAAGCCTTTATTCACCCTGTGCTTATCTCCACAGCTACTCGCGATGAGTCTCTCTGTGTGATCGCCAATCCAGCCTTTGTGGTGTACTCTTCCATCGTGTCCTTCTATGTTCCCTTCATCATCACGCTGCTGGTTTATGTGCAAATTTATGTGGTCCTGAGGAAGCGTAGAAAACGTGTAAACACAAAACCAAAGCAGCGTGTATGTCAGGCTGCCGACCCTGATATCGCCCCTTCGCTGAAGGTGAGCTGCTGTAGTAATATCACTCCTGTTTATGACTAAGACTTTTATTGCTTCAATATGATACTGAATTGATTTATACCTTTATTATGCCAGAGATCTGTATCTTTCTATACAAGTTTTAGAATTATATTTCTTTTCAACCagttgggaaaaaaacatcagaacatAAATATCTCTTGCCCTTtgagtttatttgttttcttcataAAACTGCAGTCAATAATTTTATCGACCCAATTATACTTGATGGTTTTATGTAGAGGCATTGTATTATGTAACAACATATCATAAAGgggaaaaacacagacaagaagaagaTTGATTTTCTCTGAAAAAACAATGGAGATTGAAAGGGCAAGGCTCAGTTTCACCTAaggcattttaaatgtttttctcctccTATATGTAAATGAAATACTCCTTTTAACcttaatgttacatttattgGCACATTTCAGTGTCGAAAAGTCGTCATGCAACACTAATTATGATGGCCCTTAATTGACCTTTTGCTATTCTGGTTATTGATTTTACTGACATAGTGAAACTCAATGGGCTCTGCACAGGAAAGCCATGTAATGCTTTTGATCCAGTGCACTACATTACTCATGTTCATGCTTGGATTTACTCTGCATGAACAtggatttttctgtgtgtgtgtgtgggttacAGAAAAAAGGCAGGGAAAACATTCATAACTAACATGGCAGTTTACAGGGAATCCAGACTATACATTAATATGTAATTTAATGATCTGTGAAGTCATTATATGGCAGcatgttgaaaaatgacataCATAATCATTATGGAGTAAAATCTAATTTCAATAAAGTTTCACTGGTAGTGTTAATAGTTGGATGAGTTTGTTTCATTGTAGTGAAATAATCTCAGCCAATACTTTATTACGCTGGCAGGTTTATGGACTTGACTTTCAGCTACAGATGAAGCTGTGGATTAGATTCTTGCTAAATAGTCTTTCTGTGCCAGAGCTCATTGTAGCCTTATTTGACCTGGGAGCCAGCTGGACCTGTGCTTCGACAGcccttttgttttcagttgtgGCTTGAAATTGTACCGCCCGCTAGCCTaacacagctgttttcatttcaggATAAGTGCACTCATCCAGAGGATGTGAGGTTGTGCACCATGATTGTTAAATCTAATGGGAGTTTTCCTGTCAACAAGAAGAAAGTGGTGCGTGGTCtttttttgatgttgttgttctTATTCTTTTGTTTGCAGCATTTTTTCCCCTAAAAATTTAATTGTtggaaacacatttgttttgcttGTAAAAGATTTAGCAAGGTGTCACCTTGAGTTTCTgcatttttccacatttccGCTTCTGTGAGCACAGATATGTATTTATCTACAAATTTAATTTATCTGCTAcctattattttaaatatctcCCATTTTACAATAACCTAAATGAAAAATGGCAACCTAaatccatgttttgtttttcttttgctcctCCTCACCTCGCTCAGATATTTATTAAAGATGTAGCCAATGAGGGGGAGGATCTGGAGCTGGATGAGCTGAACCACAGTGGCAGCAGccagaaacagaagcagcagccTGAGTGCGCTCTTGGAGACACTTTGGCCACCAGCCACCAACTATTGATGCCAAACAAGGCCAACGCTAGCCCAACCTCCTCACCACCCACACCCCCTGAGGAGGGCAGGAAAGCAGAAAGGAATGGAGACCCTACAAAAGAGGCCATGGGGGATCCAGCACCTGTTGTGGCCAAAGCCTTCCAGACACAGGCCTTACCTAATGGCAAGACTCAGACCTCTGTGAAAACCATGAGCAAGAGGAAGATCTCCCagcagaaggagaagaaggccACTCAGATGTTAGCCATTGTCCTTGGTAAGTTTGTTACTGAAGTTTTTGTAAATTCACATTCATTGGTAAATTATTTATAATCAGTTACATTGAAGTTAATATTAAAGTAAATGCTGTTTGATGTGAGTGTACACATCAGAGTGGAACTAACATTGTGAAATGAAGCATTGCCACAACCAAATAACTGTTTCTGATATCttctaaacacacaaaacaatgttCAGTAatcacatcaaacatcaaatcAGCATGGTATTAGGTTCAAAGTCTTCAAGATCAAATATGTCTTTCTATTATCATTTACTACAAGCTACTGCTATCTTGTAATGTACAATTTAGAAAcctgttttctcttttgcaCAAGCTCCTAGCAATCTTAGGTCCTCGGCTGCCTCTGCATGGGTTTTTATTTCCATCTAAAAATTTTTGGTAAGACCTAAAATAGAGTTTGAAAAGGCAAGACAAGACAGCCAGTGATGCAACTAAAGGAAATCATTCTGATACTTGCATTTTAGAGTCCTCTGTATGTTACACATACAGAGGAGTTGGACACCCACATTTGGGTGTCTAATATAGGGATGTCAACAGTACTGAACTTGGTACTTCACATTATTTACATTAGATCAATTGGTGCCAATTTTCGGTACCTTGCAGGACTGAGGGTGAGCGCAGCtacaaaataaatttaaaaacacacatttattgacCAAAGCGTCTCACACCGAGGCTCTGACACTGACAGGTGCACCAACTTGCAGATACAAAGAGACATTACTGATCTATTTTACCAACCTGCACAGCAGCTAGCAGCCaattagcatggctagcatcattagcatagccatgccatgctgtgtgtagcccatagactgcataaaaataaggtgtagctgcGGTGGATTTAAATTAACGCAGCTGACGAACTAtaagcctagcatgctaatcctgcAATCTACCTGTAATAACAACCCATCACCCAGTTGGTGTGCTGAATGATTGAGACCAATATGCTACCAATTAGTGTGGTAGAGGGTGAGGGATTGAAAGAGCTAGTTTGGCACCTCAAGCCTGAGTATGTTATGCCATCGAGAGCTACTGCAACTAAACACATTGAAAATACTTTGAGGTGAAGAAGGATGAGGATGAGCAGACCACTGACTGCTAGACAGCTCTCAGAAACAAAAGCTAGATCAcatcttttcttaaaaattaaacGGTTAGTTACCAGTTAATAGGTGTCAGTCTattgaaagcaaaattaactgaaactgacatcCCGAGTCTAATGTAAGAGCcttctttttcactttcctgaatctctctgcctttttctaatatttccatttttcccATATCTCCCCAGGTGTATTCATCATTTGCTGGCTGCCATTTTTCATTACACATATCTTGAACACCCACTGCACAAAATGCAAGGTCCCTGCTGAGATGTATAATGCTTTCACATGGCTGGGCTACGTGAATAGTGCTGTAAATCCTATCATATACACCACCTTTAATGTCGAGTTCAGAAAAGCATTCATTAAGATCTTGCACTGCTGAACTGCGGCATCACTTGTCTGATCAGACTGAGGGAGGAGTGATGAATAAAAAGCATTTCTTCTAGCAAATACCTCATCCTGTTAAGGAAAACGCACCACAGGGGGAAACTGCGATCTGCTTTTTAAAGTTATGGAGCTGAGTGACTGAAACACTGACAGTGTCTTCTTGAAAGACATGTTGGCTCTATGTGAATTGTTTGTGGAGTCATGTTCTCCAAATCACTGAATGTAAAACAAGAAATGTCTGTAACATTGACCTGTTtcatggagaaaagaaaaaatgtaatattgttCTCTAAAATCATTGTGCTTGTCACGTAAGGAGCCATCTGTGTataccacacacatacaagttGCAAATTgctatttattgtgtgtgtatttttgtgttttgatgatggaaATCTTCAGCAAATCTTATAGATATCAAGTCAGTGTTCATTGCAGTGTTAAAACTGATACGTGAGCTCTTAATCTTTAAAACTTATCACTGATTGGAATGTGTGTTAATGACAAGAGACAATTTACAGTACTCACTGTATAATATGGCTATGCCAATATCCACATATTTGCAATTTTATAAATTGTAAaatcatatattattattattattattattattattattattatttgctgtATATAGTTTTTCTTAACACATTAACTGTGATTATATGCCTGAAATGGAAATGTGATGCATGCTACACTGCTCCTCTACTCGACTTCTCATGAAATGtatgtttaacaaaaaaattacaaaagatGTCCAATAAATGAAGTGATGAGACACTGTAAAGGGCCACATGAATATCAGTGTTCACTGTGTGTATACAGACACATCCATAGATGACTTTACATTATTCAGCAGTCTCCCTCTTATCCCCAGGATTGGTTTGCAGTTTGAGTGATGATGTTTACCGGAAGTGAGTCTGAGCACTGCTGCAGTGCAGTTGTTCGGTGGCAAGCTAATGACCTGTATGTGGACTTTGCAGCTTCCAGGTATAATCATGTGGATGTGTGCAACCCCCGAATCAGCTCCCCACGGCCTTTCGCTGAGTAAGAATGAGGTGAACTAAAATAATAGCTACAGCAATACAtctatgtgtttttgttttggacaACAAATCATGCATTATTTTTAAGTTACACAAACTGAAACATGTCAGTTATTgtgagaaaaatataaacaagggAGTACTGTTgcttaaagaaaaagaaattttcaagtaaaataatagtcaggtgctcatatgaacattgaaacagcacatttgaagatccccttcaaatgtgcttacaatgtaagcgatgggggacaaaatcctcAGTCCTCATTATGAacaaaaatttatttaaaagttaatctgaagcttatatgaggctaaagccatctgagttagtcagataaagtggatatcttgtAGTAAAAAATTCCCTTTGTTTCTTGACGGactgtgttttcttgttcagCTACAGTGGAAGGATTTTAACAAaaagggaatttggcactaaaaagacagtaactttgaaagatatttacttgatttgactaattactgctgaagcctcatattagcctCAAAGaaactttttaatatatttttgcaagacagtaggactgtggattttgtcccccatcacttacattgtaagcacattaggaagggatctttcAATGGTCAATGTAAACAGGAGGAGTGATAAGTGCAAGGAAAACCTGTTTCTATACTCATACGGGCACCTTTAACACAGACttataaaaaaatgtgaacctatcctttaaatgaAATGGCAAAATTCTGTCATTTTCAAGCCCTATATTTAAAGTCTAGCTAAAGTGAAGTCTGCTAAAAGTGGAATTTTGTATGATGGAAGATTGATAGAAATAATATTTTgccagtgctgtgtgtgtgtgtgtgtgtgtgtgtgtgtgtgtgtgtgtgtgtgtgtgtgttgagaagCTGAGATATTCTTATTAGGAAAggtcattttgttgtttgtgattgagaaaaaaaaatcctgaatgaaaataaaaatgtgaaattaaaactTTACAGTCTATTTGGTGTCATGTGGACAGTGTATCTCAGAAAACATATTCAGCGGATGTATCCTCATGCGTTGGTCAGTGTCTTTGTTGTAGTTCTCATTTATTGGAGATTTTCTTGTTTACATCAATCTTTATGATGACCATTTTCAGGGAACAACAGTCTTAGAGCAAACTAACATATAGGGCAAGAGCCAGcatcagcaacaacagcacAATATTGAAGTTCCTGTCCTGCTGTTAGCAATCGCCCACTCATAACAGAATCAAAAAATACGTTCTTGCTTTTCAAGGCAATTCATTAACTGTGATGAGTGCCACTGCTGCTGGCAGACAGAAATGTAAGTGACACAAATGAAGACACAAATGCAGAGTTCACCTTTATTTGTTGAGATGTTatgtttgaaatgtaaaaaatgagtTAGTTTTAGgctaatgaatgaatgtgagtAAACAGTTTTCTCCAGTGTGATAACAGTGAATTGCTGCAGTGTCAAAGTAAAGTGAAATGTACAGGTAAAAGTGAAACTGATCATTAAAACTTTCATATATTGCATTTGTGTaccttataaaatatgaaacttGTTTTagaggtggggtggggggggggtgacaaatgaaaagtaattaaagGTAGTGATGgctttaaagaaataatttaataattttagaaatgtgcttgtttgctTCTTGCCGAGAGTAAAATTAGACACTCTCATGGTTGTATTCTCAATATGAAGCTGCAGGcaataaagactggaaacagctacaTTACACTTTCCAGCAactcaaaaaccaaagtgtaaaactAGTAATTGTTTTAGAAGGggttattgattttttttttcttttgctggaaacaagataaaaaatatgctaatttgtgagctttagaggtgctggtaagctgactttttttttttacctttgcacagagctaggctaactgtttcccttgtttccagtctttatgctaagctaagctcaCTGCTCATATTTAGAATACATACATGAGATCATCTCACTAATTCTTAGCAAGAAAGtgagtgtatttcccaaaatattgaactCTTTGTATACAGTAACTAGACACACTGATCTTTTTATCTATGTAGCCTAGTTGTGATCAAGAATGTTTTATTGTCAGACTGAAAGGAATCCTGGACTCCCATGGTACTGCAAAAGGCACATAGTGTTTAAAGATTCACTCAGTTACAGTTGATACATAGATACATGCATACAGAGATGTAAATTCCTGATTGCGAGACAAAAGTTTAAATTCTCTTtcaattttctcttttcttggtCATACAACAACAGAATCAgtagagtgtgtgttttgtcagtttCACTGAGTCCCTTCAGGCGACGACTAATGTACTTGGTGACACAGCTTAATGGACTTATACCATCTTATAGGACATGTGGATTCTATTTGCCCACAGGCAAAACACTATCAGAGTGAAACTATTATGAAAGAACCAGAACGCAGGTTGTTtgatgacaaagaaaagaaaaaaaaacagtcagtgaCTGTGTATCTCATATTTCACTGTAGGTGGTCCAACTGGGACACAAGTGGGTATAAAAAATTACCTAGCTGGAAAAATGTATGTGCAAAAACCATGCCATATTATAATATCCAGTCACATGCAATCTCTTTACAACCTGGTGTCTGTTTTACTGGCACAGATCCATATATGATCCATGTGTATATCTCTCTGCTATATATGGATCTTCCAAAGTCCTGTGTGACATATGTATATGTGGTATTCCCATAATAAAATCCCTGGAGAGAATTTCCCACACGTACTGGACCAGCACCAATCATGTCTGACACATATTGTATGTTGGCACTGTTCCTGTCTTGACATTAGCTACTGAATCATTTTAATTAGCATCTGTAGTGGTTAACAATTTATAAGTACTATTATTTatgaattttgtttattttctggcTTGTCAGTTAGCCTGAATCAAACTTACAGTAAATGCACACAATTACAGTTAATTTTTTGACACTTTTGGAGGTTATTTCTATTTAtacctttctgtctgttttgaaTTCGTGtcgaggttttttttttgttgggaATGTAAATTATTAACATATCAAAGTCATTGACATGTATCTGAATTTAGCATCAATGGAAAATTCACTGGAGAATTAACACCTAATCTGAATTCATGAATAAGTGTTTCTTAGAGTAAACACAATGAATGCAAGTACTGTAATACATAttgacacacacagtcacacattatTCTTCACAGTGCAGCAGAGCTTAAGTTGTAATGCAGTCTTTTTGTATCCCTTCATTTTTGTCAGTCTATAAACAGCTACAGTTTTGATCCCTCTTTTATCATCATTGCTGCAGGGTCACACCATGTTTCTGATTAAATTTCTGATTACATCAGGGGAAATCTCTGAGTGCTAGCCAGCTTGCCCCCAGTGTCACTGCTTTTACAGCCCCTAGGGCTCCAATTCAAGCATCACTGATACATTGAAGCTCCGTTCTACTTTGGTGCTACCCACAACACGATCACACACtctcagcagcacatccacacATCCTCTCTTTTCACCCGTCAATCTCTAGCCTGTCTGTTAACACGGCATCTGAAATGACACATGACCAAGCATTGGTGCTCATCTGTGATTTATGATTTTACACACCATATGATTGATTCTGCTGTAAGGAGTATCAGAGAGGATGTCAATAACAAACCAGGTAACCTTGGCAGTCATCTGTGTATGAAGGGAGATTTTGCGGTATGAAACACGGAGTCTCCGAGGAGAGAGACTTCCTCATGTCTGTCTCTTCCCGCTTCAATCTTCAGTGGGTATGTTCCCTCATTACCTTTGTATACTCCGTAGCTATGCTGAGCTCAGTGACAGACAGGCATATCCAAAACTATTCCCACAGGTTGGAGAAGGAGAGTTCAAGCAGAGGTGCGGTTGCCTGTGCTGGATGTTCAACAATAAGAGGACTCCTAATTAACTGAATCATGATAGCTTTCCTGAATTATTAAAATCTTATACCTATAGGCACATGAATCCTTAAGTCTGATTACTGCTGGACAATCAGCCAACAGCATTTATTCTCTGCCTGGGCCCTGAATGCTTTGTGCTTAGCAATTTggtaatacatttttaataaattacttGTTATCAGTCAAAAAGTTGCAAATGCAATTGTTCTGCCTTCTCTGGAAATGTTAAAGAGACTGCTTTGTTTTGCCACTTTCTGAGACGTACAGTATATGAGTTAGTATTGTCCACATCATATATAGTAGCTTATGTAAAATTTAGCAGACATTTCCATGCAGGGTTTTTTGAATTATTGCACTTACAACTACCCAGATAGCATACGGAAGTGGGCCACATGTATAATaacaaatatggcccaaatatcccaaaacaaatgtgggccaTTTTTGGCAAAGGTGTGGTGCTCTTGGCAATGTGAAACTGGATGTGACCCTAAAGTCACCCATGTGATACATAgtgaatatggcccaaatatcacaaaacaaatgtgggccacCTTTGGCAAAGATCTGGCATAGTCGACAATAGTTAATGTGGGTGTAAACCAAAAGTGACCCATATATGGTGCAGCAAATGTCGCCCGgttatcttaaaacatatctagGCCAGTTCTGACAAAGATATGGCACAGTAAGCACTGGCTTGACTTGATGTGAGCCTAAAGTGGCTGACATATGATATGGCAAATATGGCCTAAATACTATACAACAAATTTGTCCCACTTTTGGCAATTGTTTGGCACAGTCAGCAATGTGGTCCACATTTGAAATAGTAAATTTGGCCCAAATATTGCTGAACATTATCGGGCCACTTTAGGTAAAGATGTGCCACAATTGGTACTGGCTTATCTGAATGTGAGCCTCAGTGTAGGTGCATGCACACTGATAATGTTTATAACTGGAAAGGTAAGATTATCTGGAAATGCTCCCAGAAGATTATTTTTCTACACCAAAGTATGCCTTGGCCTCCTCCTCTTATAATCATGGAATTTACTGCTCTATGTTAGTCCAGGGATCATTGTCCTAACAGTCCAGCCAGAGTCCCCACCTCTAGTCTAAGAACAGGTTTCCAATGCCTTGTTTGGCGCAATTAGGGTTGAGCCCCACATGTACCCAATTGAACTGATTAACTTATAGCACCTTGTTGAGGCTGCACAGCTTAAGGCAGCTGTCTTTCCAGTGACACACAAATGCTTTATCACAATGCCACCATTCCATGCAGGATGTGGGCCATATGAATGTGGGCTAGTTCttgggtggctgtggctcaggaggtagagcgggtcgtccactaattggaagattggtggttcgattcccggctcctccagtctgtaTGTAGATGTGTCCTTGGGTAAGATACTTacccccaaattgctcctgaaccccaaattgctcagtgtgtgaatgactagatttcctctgatgggcaggtgaatgtgtgtgaatgtgatttgtagtgtaaaagtgctttgagtggtcagaagactagaaaggtgctatactggcaaacaggagcggactgcccaagtgccatcattccacgtGATATGTGGGCTGGAAGAGGATATGAAATGTGGGCCCAATCAGggccagaataaaaatgaactgtgggCCAGATCTAGTTTATTTGTTTAGATTTTGGTTTACATGTGGCTTTGCTATGGTTTGCTTGTGGTCCAAATCTGGCAAACAGGAGCGGACAACCCAAGTTCCATC is a window from the Thunnus thynnus chromosome 7, fThuThy2.1, whole genome shotgun sequence genome containing:
- the drd2a gene encoding dopamine receptor D2a — protein: MDVFTQYAYNDSFYDNGTWGFNETDQEQKHPYNYYAMLLTLLIFIIVFGNVLVCMAVSREKALQTTTNYLIVSLAVADLLVATLVMPWAVYLEVVGEWRFSKIHCDIFVTLDVMMCTASILNLCAISIDRYTAVAMPMLYNTRYSSRRRVTVMISVVWVLSFAISCPLLFGLNNTATRDESLCVIANPAFVVYSSIVSFYVPFIITLLVYVQIYVVLRKRRKRVNTKPKQRVCQAADPDIAPSLKDKCTHPEDVRLCTMIVKSNGSFPVNKKKVIFIKDVANEGEDLELDELNHSGSSQKQKQQPECALGDTLATSHQLLMPNKANASPTSSPPTPPEEGRKAERNGDPTKEAMGDPAPVVAKAFQTQALPNGKTQTSVKTMSKRKISQQKEKKATQMLAIVLGVFIICWLPFFITHILNTHCTKCKVPAEMYNAFTWLGYVNSAVNPIIYTTFNVEFRKAFIKILHC